Part of the Eikenella corrodens genome is shown below.
GCACAGTGTCCACCACCTCTTGTACCAGTACTTCCGGCGCGGAGGCTCCGGCCGTAATCCCCACCCGCTCTTTGCCGGCAAACCATTCTTTTTTCAGGTAGCCTGCATTGTCCACCATATAAGCATCCACGCCATGTTGTGCGGCCACTTCGCGCAAACGGTTGCTATTAGAAGAATTGGGCGAGCCCACCACCACCACTACATCACTGGCCGCCGCCAGCTGCTTCACTGCTTCTTGGCGGTTGGTGGTGGCATAGCAGATGTCTTCCTTGTGCGGGCTGCGGATATTGGGGAAACGCGCCCGCAGCGCATCGATGATTTCCTTAGTTTCGTCAATCGACAACGTGGTTTGGCTCACGTGCGCGAGTTTATCGGGATTGCGCACTTCCAAATCGGCCACATCCGCCGCCGTTTCCACCAAAAGCATACTGCCCGGCGGCAGCTGCCCCATAGTGCCTTCCACTTCCGGATGGCCGGCATGACCAATCATGATGATTTGGTAGCCATGCTCATCCAAACGCGCCACTTCGCGGTGCACCTTGGTAACCAGTGGGCAAGTAGCATCAAACACGCGGAAACCGCGCTCCGCCGCTTCCTCCTGCACCGCCTTGGATACGCCGTGCGCCGAGTAAATCAGCGTAGCGCCAGGCGGCACATCTGCCAATTCTTCGATAAAAACCGCTCCTTTGGCGCGCAAATTGTCCACCACGAATTTATTGTGCACCACTTCGTGCCGCACATAAATCGGCGCGCCAAACAGCTCCAATGCCCGTTCCACAATATTGATGGCGCGGTCCACCCCCGCGCAAAAGCCGCGCGGATTGGCCAGCATAATGGTTTTCGCCATATTTTTTCCTCTGAGTGTGGTTGGTTTGGCTATCACTGAAGCTGACACTTTCAGGTAGCCTGATTACGCTTGCCCTGACGGAAACCGTCAATTACGAACAATGCTGCGCCAATGCAGATAAAACTGTCGGCCACATTAAATGCCGGATAGTAGTGATTATTCCAATAAAACAACAAGAAATCAATGACATGGCCGTAGTTGATACGGTCGATAACATTGCCGATGGCGCCGCCGATAATCATCGCCGCCGCCACATCGCCCAACCGGCCGAATTTCCCCGAACGGATACCCGATGCCAAATACAGCGTCACCACCGCCGCCAAACCGGCAAACAGGTATTTCTGCCAGCCAGAAGCACCGGCCAAGAAACTAAACGCCGCACCGGGGTTGTACACATGAGTCAAATCGAAAAAACCCTCGATCACCGGCTCGCGCCAGTTGTACATAATATGATCCACCACCCACAGCTTGCTCCACTGATCCAACACCACCACCAAAGCCGCCAACAAAGCATACGGCCACAACCGGAACCACGAAACTTCCTTCATATTCATCATTACCCAACAGATAAAAAAGTGGCCGCATTTTACTATAAAGCGCCAGCAGACAGCCAAACTTATGGCATAAGCCCTACCATGCAAACCAAATTAGCTTTTAATACAAGGTAGCGAGCCGCAGACAATACGGCGGTACGGCAAGTCAAAGTAACGCTGTAGCGAAAATGAATTGGGGTTGCAATGCACCACTATCAGGCTACCTGAAACCACAATTGCAACATCGCTCCCCGCCCTGCCCTATTTACATAAAAACCTATTGCCATCCCAACTGGTTTCCATTACCATATATCAATAATACTGATTATCAATAGAACCACTATTTTCAAGGGGCACACCCATGTTCGTCTGCGTTTGCAATGCCATTTCCGACCGTCAAATCAAAGAAACCGTTGCCGCCGGAGCCACCAGCCTTACCGATCTGCAAAACGCCTTGGGCGTGGCCACCTGCTGCGGCTGCTGCGCCGATTTGGCCGTTTCCTACCTAGGCGACCACAGCGACAACCATCAGGCTGCCGCCGGCAAAAACAGCCTGCAATAGCCGCGTTGCCGTCGCCACCCACCTAACCCTGCCCACACATTGACACTGCTGCCGTATTACGGCAGCATTTTGCTTTTCAGGTAGCCTCAACAATACACATCATGGACTTATTCAACACCCGCTCCGTTACCTTCGAGCAACCCACCGCCATGCTGCGCGCCTGCCATGGCAAAGTAAAACGCTTCTGCAGCCAGCTGCACGCCCTGCCCGACTATCTGCAACAGCACGGCTACAACACCATAGCTGAGCAAGCCGTTACCCAAATCCGTCACTATTTCAACGTAGCCGCCCCGCTGCACCACCAAGACGAAGAAGAAGATTTCTTTCCCCTGCTGCTGCAATACGCCCCCGAAGCCAAAGCGCTGATCCAAGAGTTGGAAAGCGAACACCAATCCCTGCACAGCAACTGGGATTTGCTCAACCGACACCTGGCATCCCTCGCCGACGGCACGCCGCTCAACTCCGAGCTCATCACCCGCTTCACTGCCGGCTACGACTTCCACATTCCGCGCGAAGAGCAGCTGTTCAACCTAGGCGACCAAAAAATTCCCGAGGCCGAACTGCACATCATCGGCAAACGCATGGCCGCCAGGCGGCAAGGGTAAAGGCTGAGTACTGTTCCGCAATATAGTGGATTAACAAAAATCAGGGCAAGGCGGCGAGCCGCAGACAGTACACACGTTACGGCAAGGCGAGCCAACGCCGTACCGGTTTTTGTTAATTCACTATAAAAAAGCTACCTGAAAATCGGCTTCGCAGACATGTGCAAAGCCTACTTTCAGGTAGCCTTTCTGGTATTCAAAGCGGCTTCTGCATACCTCGTTGGTTTGCATCACCCACACTTTACCGAAAGCTTTATCTCTATACTTTAATAGCACAACCAAAAGGCTACCTGAAAGTTTAGCGTTGCAGCTCACGCTTTCAGGTAGCCTTTATTGAAAGAACCAACCGAATTTAGCCGCCGCAAACGCCGCAGCAGCCGCTTTCGGTGGTTTCGCCGTTGTTGCTATCGGCATTGTTGAGCACCTTCAGCTCGATATCTTCCTGTACTTGCGGTGCATTGTTATCGGCAGCTTCCGGCTGGAGGTTTTCATTTTGGCTCATCGTTTTTCCTTTCATCGGATATGTGGGTGGGGAAATATATACCGTGATTTCAAGGCTGTTTGTCGGCAGCAGCCTCTTGCTGCTCCGTATCCTCTGCAGCCTGCGTGCTCAATGGGGCAACAACTTGGTCTTGCCCGGCGGCTTCATCTGCCAGAGCCGGAGCGGGGTCGGCAATTGGCCGGTCGGTTTCGTCCGCATCCGTTGCCTCATTATTGCCCGCATCAGCGTCGTTGTCGCCACGAACATTGTGGCTGTAGTCTTTCGGTGGGCTGGGCTGTTTGCCTGCCATAATCTCCAGCACTTGATCGCGATCGATGGTTTCCCATTCCATCAAAGCCTTGCACATGGTTTCCATCTTATCGCGGTTTTCATCCAAGATTTTGTAGGCCACCGCATATTGTTCGTCCAGAATGCGGCGGATTTCGGCATCTACTTCCTGCTGGGTTTTTTCGGAAATATGCTGCGAACGGGTAACGCTGCGGCCGAGGAACACTTCGCCTTCGTTTTCGGCATACACCATGACGCCCATTTTCTCGCTCATGCCATAACGCGTTACCATCTCCCGCGCCATCTGCGTGGCGCGTTCGAAATCGTTAGACGCGCCGGTGGAAATGCGGCCGATAAAAATATCTTCGGCAATGCGCCCGCCAAACAGGATGGCCAGCTGGCTGAGCATTTGGTCTTTATACATCGAAATGCGGTCGCGCTCCGGCAGCTGCCAGGTCAGACCCAGCGCACGGCCGCGCGGCATGATGGTTACTTTGTGCACCGGATCGGTAAACGGCAGGCTCTCCGCCACGATGGCATGGCCGGCTTCGTGATAAGCGGTGGCGCGTTTTTCGTCTTCATGCATCACCATGCTGCGCCGCTCGGGGCCCATATAGATTTTGTCTTTGGCATCTTCAAAGTCGCTCTGATCGACTTTGATTTTATTGCGACGGCCGGCAAACAGAGCAGCCTCGTTCACCAAGTTGGCCAAATCCGCGCCGGAAAAACCGGGCGTGCCGCGCGCCAGCGATACCAAATCCACCGAAGCATCCAGCGGCACTCGCTTGGCGTGCACTTTCAAAATCTGCTCGCGGCCGCGGATATCGGGCAGCG
Proteins encoded:
- the ftsH gene encoding ATP-dependent zinc metalloprotease FtsH codes for the protein MRTILVWLFLAGVLLASAQTLLGKREDKQLINYSQFIQQVNKGEVAKVDIEGTLLSGYVIKGERTDKSKFYTNAPMDDKLLTMLQDKNVDFRYIPEEKPGLWSNIFFTSLLPVLLLIGAWFYFLRMQNGGGGKGGAFSFGKSRARLLDKDANRVTFADVAGCDEAKEEVQEIVDYLQAPNRYQSLGGRVPRGILLAGSPGTGKTLLAKAIAGEAGVPFFSISGSDFVEMFVGVGASRVRDMFEQAKKNAPCIIFIDEIDAVGRQRGAGLGGGNDEREQTLNQLLVEMDGFESNQTVIVIAATNRPDVLDPALQRPGRFDRQVVVPLPDIRGREQILKVHAKRVPLDASVDLVSLARGTPGFSGADLANLVNEAALFAGRRNKIKVDQSDFEDAKDKIYMGPERRSMVMHEDEKRATAYHEAGHAIVAESLPFTDPVHKVTIMPRGRALGLTWQLPERDRISMYKDQMLSQLAILFGGRIAEDIFIGRISTGASNDFERATQMAREMVTRYGMSEKMGVMVYAENEGEVFLGRSVTRSQHISEKTQQEVDAEIRRILDEQYAVAYKILDENRDKMETMCKALMEWETIDRDQVLEIMAGKQPSPPKDYSHNVRGDNDADAGNNEATDADETDRPIADPAPALADEAAGQDQVVAPLSTQAAEDTEQQEAAADKQP
- the ispH gene encoding 4-hydroxy-3-methylbut-2-enyl diphosphate reductase; its protein translation is MAKTIMLANPRGFCAGVDRAINIVERALELFGAPIYVRHEVVHNKFVVDNLRAKGAVFIEELADVPPGATLIYSAHGVSKAVQEEAAERGFRVFDATCPLVTKVHREVARLDEHGYQIIMIGHAGHPEVEGTMGQLPPGSMLLVETAADVADLEVRNPDKLAHVSQTTLSIDETKEIIDALRARFPNIRSPHKEDICYATTNRQEAVKQLAAASDVVVVVGSPNSSNSNRLREVAAQHGVDAYMVDNAGYLKKEWFAGKERVGITAGASAPEVLVQEVVDTVHGWGFETVREGEGEEESIVFVLPKELRG
- a CDS encoding (2Fe-2S)-binding protein; translation: MFVCVCNAISDRQIKETVAAGATSLTDLQNALGVATCCGCCADLAVSYLGDHSDNHQAAAGKNSLQ
- the lspA gene encoding signal peptidase II; this encodes MMNMKEVSWFRLWPYALLAALVVVLDQWSKLWVVDHIMYNWREPVIEGFFDLTHVYNPGAAFSFLAGASGWQKYLFAGLAAVVTLYLASGIRSGKFGRLGDVAAAMIIGGAIGNVIDRINYGHVIDFLLFYWNNHYYPAFNVADSFICIGAALFVIDGFRQGKRNQAT
- a CDS encoding hemerythrin domain-containing protein produces the protein MDLFNTRSVTFEQPTAMLRACHGKVKRFCSQLHALPDYLQQHGYNTIAEQAVTQIRHYFNVAAPLHHQDEEEDFFPLLLQYAPEAKALIQELESEHQSLHSNWDLLNRHLASLADGTPLNSELITRFTAGYDFHIPREEQLFNLGDQKIPEAELHIIGKRMAARRQG